The following is a genomic window from bacterium.
ATGCTGAGTACCAGGGGCAGCAGGCGAAGTTCGACTTTGGGGGCGAGATGATCGCTGGGAACATCCAGTCGGGAACGGCGCTCCGGCTCATCCGAGAGTGGGCGTCCCTCCGCCGGCTCGAGCTTGAGGCGAACTGGCAGAACATGAGGGCGGGCCGGCCTCTGGACCGGATTGCGCCCCTGGAGTGAGGCATCGTCATGGGTGATCTTCCATCGGTGGTACGTGCTGAGTACGGCGGCGGATATCGCATTCACCTCACGTTCAACGACGGCTTGGAGAAGACGATTGACTTTTGGCAGTGGCTTGAGGGTCCGGTCTTCGAGCCACTGAAGGCCCCGGACTATTTCCGAAGGTTCTTCATCGACGGGGGAACTGTCGTGTGGCCGAACGGAGCCGACATCGCGCCCGAGACGCTCTATGAACACCACGAATCTGGCGAAGCGGCCTAATTCAAGTTGAACTTAACCGCTGGCGCGGTAGGCACAGCCAGCGCTCTTTACGCTCTCTCGGTCGCATCCGCGAGTCCTCCTCCCAGGTCCCGCACTCCCCGCTGTCCTTCCGTCCGATCCATCTGCGGTAGCACAATCGCCTCCGGGGAACACCCATCGTGGGTGTTCGATGGGCAGGACACACCGACACCGGAGGTGGATCATGACGGCGCTACGGGTACAGATGGACAACGACATGCCCCTGCGGGGGATGGCGGACCGAACGCGGGAGAGCTACCTGGCCGCGGTGGCGCGGATGGCCAAGTTCTATCGGCGCTCCCCGGACCAGCTCACCGATCGGGAGGTCCAAGCCTATCTCGTCCACATGCTCCGGGAGGAGCAGCTCTCGTGGAGCACGTGCAACATTGCGGTCCAGGGCTTTCGGTTCTTCTACCACAAGACCCTGGGCCGGCCGGCGGCCAGCTTCACGATTCCGGGGCCGAAGCAGCCCCAGACGCTCCCCGCGATCCTGAGCGCCGACGAGGTGCGGCGCCTGATCGAGAGCACGGTCAATCGCAAGCAGCGGGCTGTCCTGGTCACCACGTACGCCGCGGGCCTGCGGGTCAGCGAGGTCGTGCGGCTGAAGCTCCGCGACATCGACTCGCAGCGGATGAGCCTGCGCGTGGAGCAGGGCAAGGGGGCCAAGGATCGCTACACGCTCCTGTCGGCTCGCCTGCTGGAGGAGATCCGCGCCTACTGGCGGGCGTATCGGCCAGCCCTGTGGCTCTTCCCGGCCCGCGGAGGGCAGCAGCCCATGGATCCGTCGACGGCCCAGAAGATCTACTACGCGGCGAAGGGGCGGGCGGGGATCACCAAGCAGGGCGGCATCCACGCCCTGCGCCATGCCTTCGCCACGCACCTCCTGGAGGCGGGCACCGACCTGCACACGATCCAGCGCCTCCTCGGCCACGGCCACATCGGCAGCACGATGCGGTACTTCCACCTGGCCCGGCGAACCCTCCTGGGGACGACCTCGCCGCTGGAGTGGCTCGACCTGTCCACGGTACCGCCACGGGCCTAGCCCGTGGGCCCGGCGCGTGATCCGCGCCGGATCGAGCTCGCCGACATCGTCCGGGCCCATGGAGCGGCGGTTCAGCAGGCGCAGCGCCTGACGCGGGGGCAGCACCGCGCCCTGCGGGCCATCGCGACCTGCCGGACCGCCGCGCTCGGGGGCCATACGGAAGGCTGCGATGTCTGCGGGGCGGTCCGGATCGCCTATAACTCCTGTCGCAACCGGCACTGCCCGAAGTGCCAGACCCTGGCCAAGGAGCGGTGGCTCGCGGCGCGGCGGGCCGAGCTGTTGCCGGTCGAGTACTTCCACGTCGTCTTCACCCTGCCGCACGCCCTGAACGCCCTCGCGCAGGGGAACCCCCGGGTGATCTACGCTCTCCTCTTCCGGGCCGCAGCGGACACGCTCGCCGCCTTCGGGCAGGATCCCAAGTACCTGGGGGGGCGAGCTGGGGCTGATTGCCATCCTCCACACCTGGGGGCAGGCTCTGGTCCAGCACCTCCACCTGCACTGCGTGGTCACCGGCGGCGCGTTGGCCCGCGACGGGGCGCGGTGGCTCCCGGCGAAGCGGGGGTTCCTCTTCCCGGTGCGCGCCCTGGCCGCGGTGTTCCGGGGCAAATACTTGGACCTCTTGCGCCGGGCGTTCGACCGCCGGGAGCTCACGTTCGCCGGCCGCGCGGCGGGCCTGGCCGACCCCAAGGCCTTCGGCGAGTTCCTCGCCGCGCTGCGCGAGCACGCGTGGGTGGTGTACGCCAAACCGCCGTTCGCCGGCCCCGCGCAGGTCCTGGAGTATCTCGGCCGATACACCCACCGCGTGGCCATTTCCAACGACCGCCTCGTCAGCCTGGAGGAAGGGGTCGTGCGCTTCCGCTGGAAAGACTACGCCCACGGCAACACGGTGAAGACCATGGCGCTCCCCTCCGAGGC
Proteins encoded in this region:
- a CDS encoding DUF4160 domain-containing protein encodes the protein AEYQGQQAKFDFGGEMIAGNIQSGTALRLIREWASLRRLELEANWQNMRAGRPLDRIAPLE
- a CDS encoding DUF2442 domain-containing protein — its product is MGDLPSVVRAEYGGGYRIHLTFNDGLEKTIDFWQWLEGPVFEPLKAPDYFRRFFIDGGTVVWPNGADIAPETLYEHHESGEAA
- a CDS encoding site-specific integrase — encoded protein: MTALRVQMDNDMPLRGMADRTRESYLAAVARMAKFYRRSPDQLTDREVQAYLVHMLREEQLSWSTCNIAVQGFRFFYHKTLGRPAASFTIPGPKQPQTLPAILSADEVRRLIESTVNRKQRAVLVTTYAAGLRVSEVVRLKLRDIDSQRMSLRVEQGKGAKDRYTLLSARLLEEIRAYWRAYRPALWLFPARGGQQPMDPSTAQKIYYAAKGRAGITKQGGIHALRHAFATHLLEAGTDLHTIQRLLGHGHIGSTMRYFHLARRTLLGTTSPLEWLDLSTVPPRA